A stretch of Suncus etruscus isolate mSunEtr1 chromosome 9, mSunEtr1.pri.cur, whole genome shotgun sequence DNA encodes these proteins:
- the LOC126018922 gene encoding vitamin D 25-hydroxylase isoform X2, translating to MPRFEPPSFCLQGKRPTSRLSLRPIRGLLNSRYGRGWVDHRRLAVNSFRYFGYGQKSFESKILEETNFFIDAIETYKDRPFDFKQLITNAVSNITNLILFGDRFSYEDTDFQHMIELFSENVELAASASVFLYNAFPWISILPFGKHQQLFRNAAVVYDFLSGLTEKACINRKPQLPQHFIDAYLDEMDQSRDDPSSTFSKENLIFSVGELIIAGTETTTNVLRWAILFMALYPNIQGQVQKEIDLIMGRTGKPSWDDKCKMPYTEAVLHEVLRFCNIVPLGIFHATSEDVIVRGYSIPKGTTVITNLYSVHFDEKYWRDPEIFYPERFLDSNGYFVKKEALVPFSLGRRHCLGEQLARMEMFLFFTALLQRFHLHFPHEQVPNLKPRLGMTLQPQPYLVYAKRR from the exons atgccgagatttgaaccaccatccttctgcctgcaaggcaaacgccctacctccaggctatctctccggcccataagag GCTTACTCAATTCCAGGTATGGTCGAGGATGGGTTGATCATAGAAGATTAGCTGTAAATAGCTTTCGTTATTTTGGATATGGTCAAAAGTCTTTTGAGTCTAAAATCTTAGAAGAAACCAACTTTTTCATTGATGCTATTGAAACATACAAAGATAGACCATTTGACTTTAAACAATTAATAACAAATGCTGTTTCAAATATAACCAATCTTATCCTTTTTGGAGACCGATTCAGTTACGAAGATACTGATTTCCAACACATGATTGAATTATTTAGTGAAAATGTGGAACTTGCTGCCAGTGCCTCTGTGTTTCTTTATAATGCCTTTCCATGGATTAGCATCTTACCTTTTGGAAAACACCAGCAACTGTTCAGAAATGCAGCTGTTgtctatgattttctttctggaCTTACTGAAAAAGCTTGTATCAACCGAAAACCTCAGTTACCTCAGCATTTCATTGATGCTTATTTAGATGAGATGGATCAAAGTAGAGATGACCCATCATCTACTTTCTCCAAAGAAAACCTGATTTTCTCTGTGGGTGAACTCATCATTGCTGGAACTGAAACTACAACAAATGTACTACGGTGGGCAATTCTTTTCATGGCCCTTTATCCTAATATTCAAG GACAAGTTCAGAAAGAGATTGATTTAATTATGGGTCGAACTGGAAAGCCTTCTTGGGACGACAAATGTAAAATGCCTTATACTGAGGCAGTTTTACATGAAGTTTTAAGATTCTGTAATATAGTGCCATTAGGGATTTTCCATGCAACCTCTGAAGATGTAATTGTGCGTGGTTATTCCATTCCTAAAGGCACAACAGTAATTACAAATCTTTATTCTGTACACTTTGATGAAAAGTACTGGAGAGACCCAGAAATATTCTATCCTGAACGATTTCTAGACAGCAATGGATATTTTGTGAAAAAGGAAGCTTTGGTACCTTTTTCCTTAG GGAGAAGACATTGTCTTGGTGAACAGCTGGCTCGGAtggaaatgtttctattttttacagCGTTGCTTCAGCGATTTCACTTGCATTTTCCACATGAACAGGTCCCAAATCTGAAGCCCAGGTTAGGCATGACTTTGCAACCTCAGCCTTACCTTGTCTATGCTAAAAGACGCTGA
- the LOC126018922 gene encoding vitamin D 25-hydroxylase isoform X1: MWELSGAEACALALGIVLLLLLFTLGVRQLLKQRRPAGFPPGPMGLPFIGNIFSLATSAELPHVYMRKQSQVYGEIFSLDLGGISTVVLNGYDVVKECLVHQSEIFADRPCLPLFVKMTKMGGLLNSRYGRGWVDHRRLAVNSFRYFGYGQKSFESKILEETNFFIDAIETYKDRPFDFKQLITNAVSNITNLILFGDRFSYEDTDFQHMIELFSENVELAASASVFLYNAFPWISILPFGKHQQLFRNAAVVYDFLSGLTEKACINRKPQLPQHFIDAYLDEMDQSRDDPSSTFSKENLIFSVGELIIAGTETTTNVLRWAILFMALYPNIQGQVQKEIDLIMGRTGKPSWDDKCKMPYTEAVLHEVLRFCNIVPLGIFHATSEDVIVRGYSIPKGTTVITNLYSVHFDEKYWRDPEIFYPERFLDSNGYFVKKEALVPFSLGRRHCLGEQLARMEMFLFFTALLQRFHLHFPHEQVPNLKPRLGMTLQPQPYLVYAKRR; encoded by the exons ATGTGGGAGCTTAGCGGAGCTGAAGCTTGCGCCCTGGCGCTGGGCATCGTGCTCCTCCTGCTGCTCTTCACTCTGGGGGTCCGCCAATTGCTGAAGCAGAGGCGGCCAGCTGGCTTCCCCCCAGGGCCGATGGGGCTGCCGTTTATAGGCAACATCTTTTCACTGGCCACCTCTGCCGAACTCCCCCATGTCTACATGagaaagcagagccaggtgtatggCGAG aTTTTCAGTTTAGATCTTGGAGGCATATCAACTGTGGTTCTAAATGGCTATGATGTAGTAAAGGAATGCCTTGTTCATCAAAGTGAAATTTTTGCAGATAGACCATGTCTTCCCTTATTTGTGAAGATGACAAAAATGGGAg GCTTACTCAATTCCAGGTATGGTCGAGGATGGGTTGATCATAGAAGATTAGCTGTAAATAGCTTTCGTTATTTTGGATATGGTCAAAAGTCTTTTGAGTCTAAAATCTTAGAAGAAACCAACTTTTTCATTGATGCTATTGAAACATACAAAGATAGACCATTTGACTTTAAACAATTAATAACAAATGCTGTTTCAAATATAACCAATCTTATCCTTTTTGGAGACCGATTCAGTTACGAAGATACTGATTTCCAACACATGATTGAATTATTTAGTGAAAATGTGGAACTTGCTGCCAGTGCCTCTGTGTTTCTTTATAATGCCTTTCCATGGATTAGCATCTTACCTTTTGGAAAACACCAGCAACTGTTCAGAAATGCAGCTGTTgtctatgattttctttctggaCTTACTGAAAAAGCTTGTATCAACCGAAAACCTCAGTTACCTCAGCATTTCATTGATGCTTATTTAGATGAGATGGATCAAAGTAGAGATGACCCATCATCTACTTTCTCCAAAGAAAACCTGATTTTCTCTGTGGGTGAACTCATCATTGCTGGAACTGAAACTACAACAAATGTACTACGGTGGGCAATTCTTTTCATGGCCCTTTATCCTAATATTCAAG GACAAGTTCAGAAAGAGATTGATTTAATTATGGGTCGAACTGGAAAGCCTTCTTGGGACGACAAATGTAAAATGCCTTATACTGAGGCAGTTTTACATGAAGTTTTAAGATTCTGTAATATAGTGCCATTAGGGATTTTCCATGCAACCTCTGAAGATGTAATTGTGCGTGGTTATTCCATTCCTAAAGGCACAACAGTAATTACAAATCTTTATTCTGTACACTTTGATGAAAAGTACTGGAGAGACCCAGAAATATTCTATCCTGAACGATTTCTAGACAGCAATGGATATTTTGTGAAAAAGGAAGCTTTGGTACCTTTTTCCTTAG GGAGAAGACATTGTCTTGGTGAACAGCTGGCTCGGAtggaaatgtttctattttttacagCGTTGCTTCAGCGATTTCACTTGCATTTTCCACATGAACAGGTCCCAAATCTGAAGCCCAGGTTAGGCATGACTTTGCAACCTCAGCCTTACCTTGTCTATGCTAAAAGACGCTGA
- the LOC126018922 gene encoding vitamin D 25-hydroxylase isoform X3 — MIELFSENVELAASASVFLYNAFPWISILPFGKHQQLFRNAAVVYDFLSGLTEKACINRKPQLPQHFIDAYLDEMDQSRDDPSSTFSKENLIFSVGELIIAGTETTTNVLRWAILFMALYPNIQGQVQKEIDLIMGRTGKPSWDDKCKMPYTEAVLHEVLRFCNIVPLGIFHATSEDVIVRGYSIPKGTTVITNLYSVHFDEKYWRDPEIFYPERFLDSNGYFVKKEALVPFSLGRRHCLGEQLARMEMFLFFTALLQRFHLHFPHEQVPNLKPRLGMTLQPQPYLVYAKRR; from the exons ATGATTGAATTATTTAGTGAAAATGTGGAACTTGCTGCCAGTGCCTCTGTGTTTCTTTATAATGCCTTTCCATGGATTAGCATCTTACCTTTTGGAAAACACCAGCAACTGTTCAGAAATGCAGCTGTTgtctatgattttctttctggaCTTACTGAAAAAGCTTGTATCAACCGAAAACCTCAGTTACCTCAGCATTTCATTGATGCTTATTTAGATGAGATGGATCAAAGTAGAGATGACCCATCATCTACTTTCTCCAAAGAAAACCTGATTTTCTCTGTGGGTGAACTCATCATTGCTGGAACTGAAACTACAACAAATGTACTACGGTGGGCAATTCTTTTCATGGCCCTTTATCCTAATATTCAAG GACAAGTTCAGAAAGAGATTGATTTAATTATGGGTCGAACTGGAAAGCCTTCTTGGGACGACAAATGTAAAATGCCTTATACTGAGGCAGTTTTACATGAAGTTTTAAGATTCTGTAATATAGTGCCATTAGGGATTTTCCATGCAACCTCTGAAGATGTAATTGTGCGTGGTTATTCCATTCCTAAAGGCACAACAGTAATTACAAATCTTTATTCTGTACACTTTGATGAAAAGTACTGGAGAGACCCAGAAATATTCTATCCTGAACGATTTCTAGACAGCAATGGATATTTTGTGAAAAAGGAAGCTTTGGTACCTTTTTCCTTAG GGAGAAGACATTGTCTTGGTGAACAGCTGGCTCGGAtggaaatgtttctattttttacagCGTTGCTTCAGCGATTTCACTTGCATTTTCCACATGAACAGGTCCCAAATCTGAAGCCCAGGTTAGGCATGACTTTGCAACCTCAGCCTTACCTTGTCTATGCTAAAAGACGCTGA